The Macaca nemestrina isolate mMacNem1 chromosome 6, mMacNem.hap1, whole genome shotgun sequence genome window below encodes:
- the LOC139363864 gene encoding U6 snRNA-associated Sm-like protein LSm8 encodes MQLLLMQIGNQIIIKRGIAVSSNSHDVCCGPQARTAAGFWRALSVLLVAGTPALPRTAGRSSMTSTLENYVNRTVAVITSDGRMIVGTLKGFDQTINLILNESHERVFSSSQGVKQVVLGLYIVRGDNVAVIGEIDEETDSVLDLGNIRAEPLNSVAH; translated from the coding sequence ATGCAACTGCTACTCATGCAGATTGGCAACCAAATTATAATTAAGAGAGGCATTGCTGTAAGCAGTAACTCTCACGATGTTTGCTGCGGCCCGCAGGCGCGAACCGCTGCCGGGTTCTGGCGCGCCCTTTCAGTTCTGCTTGTCGCCGGCACCCCTGCGTTACCCCGAACTGCCGGGCGGAGCAGCATGACCTCCACCTTGGAGAACTACGTCAACCGAACTGTTGCCGTTATTACATCTGATGGGAGAATGATTGTGGGAACACTGAAAGGTTTTGACCAGACCATTAATTTGATTTTGAATGAAAGCCATGAGCGAGTATTCAGCTCTTCACAGGGGGTAAAGCAAGTGGTACTGGGATTATACATTGTAAGAGGTGACAACGTTGCAGTCATTGGAGAAATTGATGAAGAAACAGATTCTGTGCTTGATTTGGGGAATATTCGAGCAGAGCCTTTAAATTCTGTAGCACACTGA